In a genomic window of Telopea speciosissima isolate NSW1024214 ecotype Mountain lineage chromosome 5, Tspe_v1, whole genome shotgun sequence:
- the LOC122662865 gene encoding uncharacterized mitochondrial protein AtMg00810-like, translated as MYVLVYVNDILVTKNNSDRVTAMLHQLSTEFSIKDLGPLDFVLGIEAHNHPKGMLLCQTRYIDDLLTRSGLADCKLLLTPMSTTATTSEAGGVPLKDVTQYRSIVGALQYVTLTRPDVAFSVNKVCQYMHSPTEDHWMLVKCILRYLKATRAHGLLIERSPDNTLQAFFDADWAGSSKDRKSTGGYAVYLGPNLVSWNLRKQQTVARSSMESEYKVVADASTKLFVVRIFIS; from the coding sequence ATGTATGTTTTGGTATATGTCAATGACATTTTGGTCACTAAAAACAATTCAGATCGGGTTACTGCCATGCTTCACCAATTAAGTACAGAATTCAGCATTAAAGACTTGGGTCCCCTAGACTTCgttcttgggattgaagctCATAATCATCCCAAGGGAATGCTACTTTGTCAAACAAGGTATATAGATGATCTCCTCACCCGATCTGGACTGGCTGATTGTAAGCTCTTACTCACCCCAATGTCTACTACTGCAACTACATCTGAGGCAGGGGGTGTGCCCTTAAAAGATGTGACTCAATATCGATCCATTGTTGGTGCCCTCCAATATGTGACTCTTACACGCCCTGATGTGGCATTCTCCGTTAATAAAGTTTGTCAGTACATGCATTCCCCCACAGAAGACCATTGGATGTTGGTGAAGTGCATTTTGCGCTATCTTAAAGCAACAAGGGCCCATGGGTTGCTTATTGAACGGTCACCTGACAACACTCTCCAGGCTTTCTTTGATGCAGACTGGGCAGGTAGCTCTAAGGATCGTAAGTCTACTGGCGGGTATGCGGTCTACCTTGGCCCAAATCTAGTATCTTGGAATTTAAGAAAACAGCAAACTGTGGCACGCTCCTCCATGGAATCCGAGTACAAGGTGGTGGCTGATGCCTCTACCAAACTTTTTGTGGTTAGAATCTTTATTTCGTGA